The following is a genomic window from Geobacillus subterraneus.
GCGAAATGCTCAAACGTCGGATTGGTGTAATCGGTGAGGCCGAGGGAGGCGAGATGGGTGAACGCCTGCAAGACAAGCCGACGGATGCGCTGTTCCATCGCTCGCGCTTCTTTGCTTGTTTCCGCAGACGGCCGACGGATGCGGCGCGGTCTTCCACTGATCGTTGTGAATAGTCAGGCAAATTCCTTTGCAAAGAAACAGCTGAGGATTATAATGAGAGAGTAATCTATTTGGCATTAATTGCATTAAAGGGGAGGGGAAGGAAAATGAAGTACCGAAAACTCGGCCGCACCGGGCTTAAGGTGAGCGAAATCAGTTTAGGTAGCTGGCTTACATACGGCAATTCCGTAGAAAAAGAAACCGCCATCCGCGTCATTGACAAAGCGTATGAGTTGGGCATCAACTCGTTTGACACGGCGAACGTGTATGCGCGCGGGGAAGCGGAAAACATCGTCGGCGAGGCGCTCCGCAAATATCCGCGCGAGTCGTACGTCATCGCGACGAAAGTGTTTTGGCCGATGGGCGACGGCCCGAACGACCGCGGCTTGTCCCGCAAACATGTGTTTGAGCAGCTCCATGCGAGCTTAAAACGGCTGCAGCTCGATTATGTCGATATTTACTACTGCCACCGTTATGACAAAGAGACGCCGGTCGATGAAACGCTGCGCACGATCGACGACCTCGTCCGCCAAGGGAAAGTGCTCTATGTCGGCGTCAGCGAATGGACAGCCCAGCAAATTCAAGAAGCGCTCGGCGTAGCCGATCACTATTTGCTCGACCGAATCGTCGTCAATCAGCCGCAATACAACATGTTTCACCGATACATCGAAAAAGAAGTCATTCCGGTGTGCGAACAAAACGGCATCAGCCAAATCGTCTTCTCGCCGCTCGCCCAGGGGGTGCTGACCGGCAAATACAAACGAGGGCAAGCGTTGCCGGCTGACAGCCGCGCCGCCGATCCGAAAGCGAACACGTTCATCCAAGGATTGCTCAATGACGAAGTGTTCATGAAGGTGGAACAGCTCGAAAAAGTCGCTGCTGAACTTGGCATTACATTATCGCAGCTTGCGCTCGCTTGGGTATTGCGCCAGCCGAACGTTGCCAGCGCCTTAATCGGCGCCAGCCGTCCGGAACAAGTGGAAGAAAACGTCAAGGCGGTCGATGTTGTGTTAAGCGAAGAGGTGCTGGAGAAAATCGAGGAGATTTTAGCGTAACGGGAATGCGGAGACAGGCCAGTGAGGCGCCTGTCTCCGTTTTTTGATGAATGGAACGCATTCGCGCCCCCAGTTGTCGGCCGACCGTTTTTTCTCCATGATTTTCAAGACAAAAACAGAAGGATTTTTTGATGCCGGCGGCGAACGGTACGTGAAAAAGAACAGTGAAGGGGGATTACAATGACGGTTGGTCATGGCGCATCAGCGACCCTTGGCCGCCATCAAACGTTGCAGGAGGCGGTTCAGTTGCTAGCGGCACACGGGATAGACGCCGTTGATGTCGTCGATGAATACGGGCGCACGGTCGGGCGATGTACGTGGCGGATGGTGCTGCGGGCGGTGGCGGATGGAATGGATCGCGCGATGACAGTAGAAGATGTATTGGCGGTATTTTCATTAGAGGGTGAAACAGAGAAGAGAAACGCCCACTCGGAAACGCCCGATGCAGAAGATGATTCGGGCGCGGCAGCTGAGCTTGAACGATTAAGGGGCGAGCTGGAGGAAACGCACCGTCTGGCTGAAACGATGAAAACGGTGCTGGATGCGGCGTATGAAGGGGTCGTCGTCGTCGATGGGAACGGGGTCATTCGGGAAATCAACCGGGCGTACTGCCAGTTTCTCGGCATCCGGCGAGAGGATGCGATCGGAAAACATGTGACGGAAGTGATCGAAAATACCCGTTTGCACATTTGCGTGCAATCCGGTATTCCGGAGCGTGGATATATTCAAAAAATTTACGGCCAGCCGATGGTTGTGCACCGCATCCCGATTTGGCGTGACGGCGAAGTCATCGGAGCGATTGGGATGCTCATTTTCCAAGGGGTATCGGAAGTGTACGAAATTTTCCGGCGCCTGCAAGAGCTGTCACGCGAGGCAAGCCGGAAGGAGAAAAACGGGGCGGCAGCGCCAAAACAAGAGGCGGCCACCTCCGCCGCCGTAGGGGTGGAGCGCATCATTGGCCGCCATCCGACGATTGCGGCGGTGAAACAAATGATCCGCCGGGCGGCGCGCGTGCCGTCGACCGTATTGATCACCGGCGAAAGCGGAACGGGGAAGGAAGTGGCGGCGCGGGCGATTCATGAGGCGGGCCCGCATGCGGACGGACCGTTTGTCAGCGTGAACTGCGCCGCCATCCCGGAGGCGCTTTTGGAAGCGGAGCTGTTCGGCTATGAGGATGGGGCGTTCACCGGAGCGAAAAAGGGAGGCAAGCCCGGCAAGTTTCAGCTTGCCCACCGAGGGACGCTGTTTTTAGACGAAATCGGTGATATGCCGCTCGCGATGCAAGCGAAGATTTTGCGCGTGCTTGAGGAAAAGAAAGTAGAGAAAGTCGGCGGACTGTCCGAAACGGAGGTGGATGTGCGCATCATTGCCGCGACGAACAAACCGCTCGAGGAGATGGTGCGGGGCGGAACGTTCCGGGAAGATTTGTTTTACCGCCTGAACATTATCCGCATCCATCTCCCGCCGCTGCGTGAACGGAAAACGGATATTCCCGCCTTGCTTGCCTACCATATGGAGCGTCTTTGCCGGCAGTTCGGCGTCACGACGAAATCGTTTGCGAAAGAGGCGATGGAGGTGTTGATCAGCTATTCATGGCCGGGAAACATTCGCGAGCTGGTCAATGTCGTCGAGTGGCTCATTAGTATGGTGGAAGGGGAGAACATTGAGCGCGAACATTTGCCTGCCTATTTGTCTGCCATTCAGCCGATGGCGGCATCTATGCAATATGGCGGTGTGAACATCGCCGACCGGTGGAAAGAAATGGTCTACCAATCCGAACGCGAACGCATCGCTGCCGCCCTTGTCGCGGCGAACGGCAATAAGGCGGAAGCAGCGAGGAGACTCGGCATTCACCGATCTACATTATATGAGAAATTAAAAAAGTATGGATTTTGAACGCTCCCCGCTGAGAAGGAGGGCTTCTCGTCCGTGATGATCAACAACGGCAGACTGACCGTTGTTTCTTTTTTGTTGAGGGGAAAAGGATGTCGGGAGAATGTCGGATAATGTAGGGGATGTGTAGGTGAAGTGTAGGGGGCATTCCGTTAAAGAGATGGAAAATTCGTAATTGTAACGCTTTTCTGGTTTGGCACAAAGTTTGCATATAGAAGATATTGAAAACGGTATCAAATGAAAAGGGAGGCGGAATGATGTACGAGTTGTTGGTGCCGAGTCGGGT
Proteins encoded in this region:
- a CDS encoding aldo/keto reductase family protein; protein product: MKYRKLGRTGLKVSEISLGSWLTYGNSVEKETAIRVIDKAYELGINSFDTANVYARGEAENIVGEALRKYPRESYVIATKVFWPMGDGPNDRGLSRKHVFEQLHASLKRLQLDYVDIYYCHRYDKETPVDETLRTIDDLVRQGKVLYVGVSEWTAQQIQEALGVADHYLLDRIVVNQPQYNMFHRYIEKEVIPVCEQNGISQIVFSPLAQGVLTGKYKRGQALPADSRAADPKANTFIQGLLNDEVFMKVEQLEKVAAELGITLSQLALAWVLRQPNVASALIGASRPEQVEENVKAVDVVLSEEVLEKIEEILA
- a CDS encoding sigma 54-interacting transcriptional regulator is translated as MTVGHGASATLGRHQTLQEAVQLLAAHGIDAVDVVDEYGRTVGRCTWRMVLRAVADGMDRAMTVEDVLAVFSLEGETEKRNAHSETPDAEDDSGAAAELERLRGELEETHRLAETMKTVLDAAYEGVVVVDGNGVIREINRAYCQFLGIRREDAIGKHVTEVIENTRLHICVQSGIPERGYIQKIYGQPMVVHRIPIWRDGEVIGAIGMLIFQGVSEVYEIFRRLQELSREASRKEKNGAAAPKQEAATSAAVGVERIIGRHPTIAAVKQMIRRAARVPSTVLITGESGTGKEVAARAIHEAGPHADGPFVSVNCAAIPEALLEAELFGYEDGAFTGAKKGGKPGKFQLAHRGTLFLDEIGDMPLAMQAKILRVLEEKKVEKVGGLSETEVDVRIIAATNKPLEEMVRGGTFREDLFYRLNIIRIHLPPLRERKTDIPALLAYHMERLCRQFGVTTKSFAKEAMEVLISYSWPGNIRELVNVVEWLISMVEGENIEREHLPAYLSAIQPMAASMQYGGVNIADRWKEMVYQSERERIAAALVAANGNKAEAARRLGIHRSTLYEKLKKYGF